In Methylobacterium sp. WL1, the sequence ACGCCATTCTGAGAATATTCTTCTCCGGCTATCGAGGTGCCGTAGCTGAAACGTTCCTGCGGGGACGGCAAAAGAAGCTCGGTCGCAGGCAGGAACATGTATGTCCCTCGCTGGTAGGTCCCATGCGCACCTGGCGCAAACGGAGCTGCCCGCATGTTCATGAAGATCGACCGTCTGCTGACGGAGCTACCGGAGCCGAAGAAGCCCGAGCCCAACGCAGCCGCCGCCCTGCAGGAACTGCTCGGTGGCAAGTACGGCGAGATGTCGACCCTCGGGAACTACATGTTCCAGAGCTTCAATTTCCGCAACAAGACCAAACTTCGGCCTTTCTATAGCCTCGTGTCGAGCATCTTCGCTGAAGAGATCGGACACGTCGAACTCGTCTCGACCGGCATCGCCATGCTGAACAATGGTCCAGGCAACCCGAAGAAGGACGTCGACATCTCCAAGGCACCGTTTGCCGAGATGCAGGATGTCCGCCTCGCCGGCAGCTTCCTGGCGAATGGCGGCGGCGCGATGCCGATGAATTCCAACGCCGCGTCCTGGAACATGGACATGGTCACGACGACCGGTAACCTGATCATCGACCTGCTGCACAACTTCCACTTGGAATGCGGTGCCCGTATCCACAAGCTGCGGGTCTACGAGACCATGTCCGAGCCGACCGGCCGGGAAGTCTGTGCCTACCTTCTGGTCCGCGGCTCGCTGCACGCCCATGCCTACGCACTGGCCCTGAAGAAGCTCACCGGCGTCGAGATCGAGAAGATGCTGCCGACCCCGAACATCGATCTGTCGCGGGTCCCTGAGTGTCAGAAGTACCTCGACGAGGGAAAGCACCGGCGCCTCTACACGTTCAGCGAGGCGGATTATCAGGAAGCTGCCGGCGTCTGGTCGAACGACGAGGTGGCGCTGCCGGGCGACCCGCCGGGCAACCTCGAAGTGGTTGATGGCTATCCCGAGGGCGGCAAGATTCCGGAACTCGATGGCAACTACGGGGCCTTCGCGCCGGATTACGCGCCGGAAGAAATCTTCGAGATCGCCAGCAAACTCTACAAGAAGGGGCGCTGAGTCCGCTCCTCTTGGGGCCCTTTGCCGGCGCCAAGCCATCAAGGAGGCCGCCCCGGACAGGGTGAAGCGTCTTCGTCTCCTCGGAGCAGGATGTCGAGCCGTCCTGCCTCCCCCTGCCGGACAGGGCGTTCGGCATCGTGGTCTGGGATTGATCGTTCGATCCCAGACCACCCACGTGTGTCTTGCCGCCGGAGCGCCCGACGGGCAGTGCGGGTTCGACGGCAGAGTACACCGTCGACGCACGAGACGACGTGCAGCGAGCCACTGTAGCTTGACTCCAGATCCAAGCGCCCGGTGCCTTTGAAGGCCCGACGCTTAATTCAGATGTCGCAGTCGGTGCCAAGCGCCGTTACGGCACCGCGAGGCAGCTGTTCAGCGCGGCCTTCAACGCTGCCGCATCACCTTCCGCCACCGAGAAGCTCCCCACCAGGGATTGGTCACCGGCGCGTGGGCTCGTCTGCGTCCAGGTGATTCGGGTCCCGGGCTGGGCAAGCGCCAGGGCGATGCCGCGCAATGGGTCCTCTCCCCGGTGGCCGCCGGTCACCGTCAGGGTGATCTGCTTGTTGGGATCGGTCGAGACAGCCCCCTTCGCTGCCATCCGCACGGAGCGGACGCTCCCCGCGCTCGACACCAGGATGCTGGTGAGCGGTGGTCCTCCTCCGTCGAGGCGGGCCACATCGAACCCATCCGCTAAATCCGTGAAGCGCTGGACCGTCAGGACCGCCGACAGGCCGGCCCCCGCGGGGTCGCAGGCAAGCCGCAGGGTCGCGGGACGCTGACCGGCGCCCAGAGTGGCGTTGCCGGCGAGTTCCACGGCGCCGGCCATCGGCCGCGACCCGTCCGGCAGGAGAGGCGTCCCCCCGGTCAAGACGTCGGACAGCCGGAAGCCGTGGGGCCAGGGGCCCGCGGCCAGCACTGCGACCGCAACCACCAGAATCGCCAGAGCCACACCGATCCTCAGCCGCATCCTGTCCTCGCCCATGGGGATCCTGGGCCGGCGGCATAAAGCATGAGGCGTGAAAGTCGAATCCAGCCTTTCGGAATCGCCATGCGATTTCAAGGAACTAAGGCGTCCTGCCAGGGTCGCGCGGGAACGGGCTACCCGAGACGATCGCGGCCGGCCAGCAACGATTCGTTCACCACGATCCATGGAAATGCCCACAACCACAGCCTGTGAGCCTGTCGGCAACTTCGTAAAAACCGATCGATCCTATGCACCCTCGCTCAACCCTGAGCGTTGCGATGCGCACCAAGATCCTCCTCGCCCTCACCCTTGTCGTCTATCTCACCACCGGGCGGGCGCCGGGTATCCGCGAGCCGCGCAACCCGGATACCGAGCATGCGGGCGGCCGTGTGGTGATCGCGATGAAGCGCGCCTGGTCTTGAGGCTCACTGCCGCGCCGCACGGGCCTTGAGCCGCGCAGCCACGAAGGCCTGAAGGCTCCAGAGGTGGCGGTCGCGGATACCGAGCCGTTCGCAAGCCTCGACGGTCCGGAACAGGTACTCGGCGCTCGGCCCGGCATGCCCGCGGGCGGCCGCGATCTTGTCAGCGATGTCCGGGTCCGAGAGACGGCCCGCGTAGCGCTCGTTGGCTCGGTTGGCCAGGAAGGTCAGCGCCGAGACGGTCCCGGCCTCGGTCGCCACCAGCAGCCAACGGGCGACATAGCCGCGGCCGCGCATCTCCCGCCGCCAGACCGGCATCAGCGCCTCGCGGATCTCCGTCCCCGGCAGACGGAACACGACGCCCTTGCACAGGCCGCCGCGATCCAGCGCCAGGACGAAACCCGGCCGCTCCGGGGTGCCACGGAACCGCCGTTGGAGCAGACAGAAGCGGCGGTGGAAGCCCCGCACGGTCCCGATCCGGCTCTCGGCCACCGGAAATTCCGGCCGCCACATCAGGGACCCGTAGGCGAACACCCAGAGGTCATGCCCCTCCCGCCCGGCCGTGATCGCTTCGAGGCCGGGACGCAGCTCCGCATCGCTGAGCAGCTCGAGTGCGCTCGGATCGTCCGGGACCGGGGTGGCGTGGGCGCGCACGATCAGATCGAGGCTGAGGTCCAGGGTGCGCGCGTGTATCGAGGGCATGGCCATCAACGCGGCCGGCTCACCGCGCGTTGCCGAGGGCGTCCAGTTCCGGGAACGGCTGGCTGCGATGGCCGGTGCAGACCTCGTCGTCGTCGATCACGTCCAGCCGGTCGGCAGCGTAGCGCATCACCGCCTTGGGCCGCTCGGGCTTGCCGAAGGTCCGGCCGCTCATCCGGCTCGACACGCAGTAGATCGTCCGCCCGCCATCCTCGATCGGCCCGGCGAGCCGGCTGCCCGCGAAGCGCACCGGCAGCAGCGAGACCGAACCGAAATCGACCTGTTTCAGAGCGAGCGCGGCAAGCCGCTGCTTCAAGGCCGGGGAGGGCGCTTCCGCGGCAACGGGCTTCGCCGCCTTGTTCGCAGCCCGCGCGCCGGTGAGCGTCAGGGCCAGGACAAGAACCGGAACTGCGGCGCGGCGCATGGGCGTGATTCCTTTACGGCCACGCTAAAGCTGCGCCGCCGGCGCGCAAAGGCGGCGTGGCGGCCGAGGAGCGCTTATATGGAGATCTCTTGCGGATCACCGGCGTTCGCCGACCCGCGCCACGCCCACCGGTCACGGGAACTCGATGCAGTGGACCGACGACGCCCTCGTGCTCGGCTTGCGCCGGCACGGAGAGACCGGCGTCATTCTGGAAGCGATGACCGAATACCACGGGCGCCATCTCGGCCTCGTGCATGGCGGACGTTCGCGCCGGATGCAGCCAGTGCTTCAGCCCGGCAACCGGGTCCGGCTGAGCTGGCGGGCGCGGCTCGACGAGGGGCTCGGCGCCTACACTGTGGAGCCGCTGGAATCCCAGGTCTCGCGGATGATCGGGTCGGGCATCGCGCTCTACGGGCTCGGCCACATGGCGGCGCTGCTGCGGCTCCTGCCGGAGCGGGATCCGCATCCGGCTCTCTACGAGGCGGCCGGCGTGCTGGTCGAGCACCTCGACGACCCGGCCGTCGCGCCGCCCCTGATGGTGCGGTTCGAGCTGGAGATCCTGTCTGAGCTCGGATTCGGCCTCGACCTGACTGCCTGCGCAGCGACCGGCGGCAACGACGCGCTGGCCTACGTCTCGCCGAAGAGCGGCCGGGCGGTCAGCGCCTCGGCTGGGGAGCCGTTTCGCGATCGGCTGCTGGCGCTGCCGACCTTCCTGCACGCGGGCGGATCCCCGGGGCCGGACGGTGTTGCCCAAGGGTTTACCTTGACGGGATACTTCCTCGACCGGCACGTCTGGGGTCCGCGCGGCCTCGCCGCGCCGGAAGAGCGCGCACGATTCGTTGCGCTCGGTCACGAGGCCGAGTAATGTTCGCTTTATGTTCTAGAGACGGCCGAGCCGGGGGCGACTGAGCCCCGGTTGAAACCAACCCCGTCATTCCGGGCTCGCCGACGGCGCCACGGAATGACGAATCGCGCGTTGAGGCGGTGCTGCCGGTCGGCGGCCCTGCCCTGAGACAGGAGCCGTCATGGGCCAGCCCTTCGAGCCGCCGTCCGGCGACGGGATCGAGAGCGTCGAGCTGAAATCCGCGCTGGAAGAGCGCTACCTCGCCTATGCGCTCTCCACGATCATGCACCGGGCGCTGCCGGATGCCCGCGACGGGCTGAAGCCCGTGCACCGGCGCATCCTGTACGGCATGCGGCTGCTTCGCCTCGACCCGAACACCGCGCACAAGAAATGCGCCAAGATCGTCGGCGACGTGATGGGTGACTTCCACCCACACGGCGACCAGGCGATCTACGACGCGCTGGTGCGGCTCTCTCAGGACTTCGCGCAGCGCTATCCGCTGGTCGACGGGCAGGGCAATTTCGGCAATATCGACGGCGACGGCCCGGCCGCCTACCGCTACACGGAGGCCCGGCTCACCGAGGTCGCGCGGCTGCTGCTCGACGGGATCGACGAGGACACGGTTGATTTCCGCCCGTCCTACAACGGCGAGAAAGACGAGCCGGTGGTGCTGCCGGCGGCCTTCCCGAACCTGCTGGCCAACGGCAGCCAGGGCATCGCGGTCGGCATGGCGACCTCGATCCCGCCCCACAACGCCGCCGAGCTGTGCGACGCGGCGCTCTACCTGATCAGCCATCCTGGGGCGACGTCAGCGCAGCTCAACAGCTTCGTCCAGGGGCCGGACTTCCCGACCGGCGGCATCCTGGTCGATTCGGCGGAGTCGATCACCGAGGCCTACCGGACCGGCCGCGGCGCCTTCCGGGTCCGGGCCCGGTGGCACAAGGAGGATCTCGGCCGCGGCACCTGGAACATCATCGTCACCGAGATCCCGTACGGCATCCCGAAGGGCCGGCTGATCGAGAAGATGGCAGAGCTTCTCCAGGAGAAGAAGCTGCCGCTGCTGGCCGACGTACGCGACGAGTCGGCCGAGGACGTCCGCGTTGTGCTGGAGCCGCGCTCGCGCACGGTCGATCCCGTGATCCTGATGGAATCGCTGTTCCGGCTGACCGAGCTGGAAGCCCGCATCCCGCTCAACCTCAACGTCCTGGTCGGCGGCCTCGTGCCGAAGGTGATCGGGCTCACCGAATGCCTGCGGGAATGGGTCGACCATCGCCGCGTGGTGCTCCAGCGCCGCTCGCGCCATCGCCTCGGGCAGATCGACAGGCGCCTGGAGATCCTCGGCGGACTGCTGATCGTCTATCTCGACCTCGACGAGGTGATCCGCATCATCCGCGAGGAGGACGAGCCGAAGCCGGCCCTGATGGCCCGGTTCGAGCTGACCGAGATCCAGGCCAACGCGATCCTCGACACGCGCCTCCGGTCCTTGCGAAAGCTCGAAGAGATGGAGCTGAAGCGCGAACTGGACGCACTCACCGCCGAGAAGGCGGAGATCGATGCGCTGCTCGCCTCCGAGCCAGCGCAATGGAAGGCGATCCAAGCCCAGATCCGCGCCGTGAAAAAAACCTTCGGGCCGGAGACCAAGCTGGGCAAGCGCCGCACCACGCTCGCGAGCCCGCCGGATGTCGGCGGCATCGATTTCACGGCAGCCTTGGTCGAGCGCGAGCCGATCACCGTGATCGTCTCGAACAAGGGCTGGATCCGGGCGCTCAAGGGGCACGTCGCCGACCTGTCAGGGGTGGCGTTCAAGGGTGACGACGGCCTGAAGATCGCCTTCCCGAGCGAGACCACTCAAAAGATCCTGCTGCTCGCCTCGAACGGTAAAGTGTTCACCATCGAGGCGTCGAAGCTGCCGGGCGGGCGCGGCTTCGGCGATCCGGTGCGGCTGATGGTCGATCTCGACGACGGCACCGAGGTGGTGGCCGCGCTGCCCTACAAGCCGGAGACCAAGCTTCTGATCGTGGGCTCGGATGGGCGCGGCTTCGTGGCGCCGTCGGACGCGCTGGTGGCCAACACCCGCAAGGGCAAGGGCGTGCTCGGCCTCGACGGCGACGCGGCGGCCGTGGTGCTCGTCCCCGCCGACGGCGATCACGTCGCGGTGGTCAACACCGAGAAGCTGCTGCTGATCTTCCCGATCTCGGAGGTGGCCGAACTCTCCCGGGGCAAGGGCGTCCGGCTCCAGCGCTGCCGCAGCGGCGGCCTCACCGACGCGCACGTCTTCCGGCTGGCCGACGGTCTGCCCTGGCAGGACGGCTCACCCGAGGGGCGGCTCGCCAACGCGTCGGTTCTCGAGAAATGGCTGGGTCACCGCGGCGAGGTCGGCCTGATGATGGCGCGCAGCTTCCCGAAATTCGAGCGGTTCGGGCGGTGAGGGGCAGCATTACCGCTCGCGCACAAAAGCCTCGTCGGCGGCCCAGAGATGCTGGGCCGCGTAGGCTCTGAACGGGCGCCATGCCTCGGCCCGGGCGAGGAGTGCGGCCGGGCTGGGACGGCCGGTGGCGGTCTCGAGGGCGCGGAGAAGGCCAATGTCGCCCACCGGCAGGGCGTCCGGCAGCTTGAGCGCCCGCATGGCGATGTACTGCGCGGTCCAGGGGCCGATCCCGCGGATCGCCGTGAAGCGCAGCACCGCATCCTCCAGGGTCCCGGCCGGGGCGAACAGGTCCGGGTTCGCGAGCGCGGCGGCCGCCAGCGCCCGGATCGCTGCGCCGCGGGCGCGGGGCATGTTCAGCGCGAGCGCCACGTCGGCCTCGACCAGTTGAAGCGGCGTCGGAAAGACATGGGTCAGGCTGCCCGCCGGCTCTGCCAGCGGCGTCCCGAATGCGGCGACCAGCTTTCCGGCGAGCCGGATCGCGGCCTGAACCGAGACCTGCTGGCCGAGGATCGCCCGGCATCCGGTCTCGAACGGGTCCCACGCGCCGGGCAGCCGCAATCCTGGCCGGGCCGCCACGAGTCCGGCCAGGGTAGGGTCTCGGGACAGGCAGGCCGCGATCGCGGCCGGATCGGCGTCGCAATCGAACAGGCGGCGGAGGCGCTCGGCGACCTCAATCCCGGACGTGACGTCGAGGCCCTGGAGCGTCGCGTCCAGGCCGGCATCGCCGAACGCGACCGCGACGATGCCGGGCCGTCCGCCGATGCAGACCGTGCGCGCGTAGGATTGCGCGCCGGGCTCGGCCGCTTCGACCCCAAGGATGGCTCGCTTCGCCAGGAAGGCGCGGATCGACGGCCAATCATAGGGTTGCCGACAAGGGATGCGGAGCGTGACGACCGCCCCGCTGACCAGGACCGGCCAAAGCGAGAGGGGCGGCCCTTCGGCCGCCCCCGGTGTCGCTTCGGGTTCGATGGCTCGGCTCAGCCGCGCTCGTCGACCGGCACGTAGTCGCGCTGCGCCGGGCCGACATAGAGCTGGCGCGGACGGCCGATCTTCTGCATCGGGTCCTCGATCATCTCGGCCCATTGGGCGATCCAGCCGACGGTGCGCGCCACCGCGAACAGCACAGTGAACATGTCGGTCGGGAAACCCATCGCCTTGAGCGTGATGCCCGAATAGAAATCGATGTTCGGGTAGAGCTTCTTCTCGATGAAGTACTCGTCCTTGAGGGCGATCTGCTCCAGTTCCATGGCGACGTGGAGCAGCGGATCCTCCGTCTTGCCGAGTTCCTTGAGGACCTGGTGCGTGGTGCTCTGCATGATCCGGGCGCGCGGATCGTAGTTCTTATAGACCCGGTGGCCGAAGCCCATGAGGCGGAACGGGTCGTTCTTGTCCTTGGCCTTCGCGACGTACTTGCCGACGTTCTCGGGCGTGCCAATCTCCATCAGCATCTTCAGCGCCGCCTCGTTGGCGCCGCCATGGGCCGGCCCCCATAGGCACGCGATGCCGGCCGCGATGCAGGCGAACGGGTTCGCGCCGGACGAACCGGCGAGCCGCACGGTCGAGGTCGAGGCGTTCTGCTCGTGGTCGGCGTGCAGGATGAAGATCTTGTCGAGTGCTTTCGCGAAGACCGGATTGACTTCGTAATCCTCGCACGGAACCGCGTAACACATCCGCAGGAAGTTCGAGGTATAGTCCAGATCGTTCTTCGGATACACGAAGGGCTGGCCGATAGAGTACTTGTAGGCCATCGCGGCCAGCGTCGGCA encodes:
- the gltA gene encoding citrate synthase yields the protein MSASSTITVDGKEIELPVKSGTIGPDVIDIGKLYAKTGAFTFDPGFTSTASCESKITYIDGDEGVLLYRGYPIEQLAEKGDFLETCYLMLFGTLPTAAQKADFDYRVTRHTMVHDQMNRFFTGFRRDAHPMAVMVASVGALSAFYHDSTDITDESQRLIASIRMIAKMPTLAAMAYKYSIGQPFVYPKNDLDYTSNFLRMCYAVPCEDYEVNPVFAKALDKIFILHADHEQNASTSTVRLAGSSGANPFACIAAGIACLWGPAHGGANEAALKMLMEIGTPENVGKYVAKAKDKNDPFRLMGFGHRVYKNYDPRARIMQSTTHQVLKELGKTEDPLLHVAMELEQIALKDEYFIEKKLYPNIDFYSGITLKAMGFPTDMFTVLFAVARTVGWIAQWAEMIEDPMQKIGRPRQLYVGPAQRDYVPVDERG
- a CDS encoding gamma-glutamylcyclotransferase, with product MPSIHARTLDLSLDLIVRAHATPVPDDPSALELLSDAELRPGLEAITAGREGHDLWVFAYGSLMWRPEFPVAESRIGTVRGFHRRFCLLQRRFRGTPERPGFVLALDRGGLCKGVVFRLPGTEIREALMPVWRREMRGRGYVARWLLVATEAGTVSALTFLANRANERYAGRLSDPDIADKIAAARGHAGPSAEYLFRTVEACERLGIRDRHLWSLQAFVAARLKARAARQ
- a CDS encoding manganese catalase family protein, whose translation is MFMKIDRLLTELPEPKKPEPNAAAALQELLGGKYGEMSTLGNYMFQSFNFRNKTKLRPFYSLVSSIFAEEIGHVELVSTGIAMLNNGPGNPKKDVDISKAPFAEMQDVRLAGSFLANGGGAMPMNSNAASWNMDMVTTTGNLIIDLLHNFHLECGARIHKLRVYETMSEPTGREVCAYLLVRGSLHAHAYALALKKLTGVEIEKMLPTPNIDLSRVPECQKYLDEGKHRRLYTFSEADYQEAAGVWSNDEVALPGDPPGNLEVVDGYPEGGKIPELDGNYGAFAPDYAPEEIFEIASKLYKKGR
- a CDS encoding AlkA N-terminal domain-containing protein; this translates as MGRDDRGPDAEDRPSAPALCRPGAARLRAGRRARLSRAIEPEATPGAAEGPPLSLWPVLVSGAVVTLRIPCRQPYDWPSIRAFLAKRAILGVEAAEPGAQSYARTVCIGGRPGIVAVAFGDAGLDATLQGLDVTSGIEVAERLRRLFDCDADPAAIAACLSRDPTLAGLVAARPGLRLPGAWDPFETGCRAILGQQVSVQAAIRLAGKLVAAFGTPLAEPAGSLTHVFPTPLQLVEADVALALNMPRARGAAIRALAAAALANPDLFAPAGTLEDAVLRFTAIRGIGPWTAQYIAMRALKLPDALPVGDIGLLRALETATGRPSPAALLARAEAWRPFRAYAAQHLWAADEAFVRER
- the parC gene encoding DNA topoisomerase IV subunit A translates to MGQPFEPPSGDGIESVELKSALEERYLAYALSTIMHRALPDARDGLKPVHRRILYGMRLLRLDPNTAHKKCAKIVGDVMGDFHPHGDQAIYDALVRLSQDFAQRYPLVDGQGNFGNIDGDGPAAYRYTEARLTEVARLLLDGIDEDTVDFRPSYNGEKDEPVVLPAAFPNLLANGSQGIAVGMATSIPPHNAAELCDAALYLISHPGATSAQLNSFVQGPDFPTGGILVDSAESITEAYRTGRGAFRVRARWHKEDLGRGTWNIIVTEIPYGIPKGRLIEKMAELLQEKKLPLLADVRDESAEDVRVVLEPRSRTVDPVILMESLFRLTELEARIPLNLNVLVGGLVPKVIGLTECLREWVDHRRVVLQRRSRHRLGQIDRRLEILGGLLIVYLDLDEVIRIIREEDEPKPALMARFELTEIQANAILDTRLRSLRKLEEMELKRELDALTAEKAEIDALLASEPAQWKAIQAQIRAVKKTFGPETKLGKRRTTLASPPDVGGIDFTAALVEREPITVIVSNKGWIRALKGHVADLSGVAFKGDDGLKIAFPSETTQKILLLASNGKVFTIEASKLPGGRGFGDPVRLMVDLDDGTEVVAALPYKPETKLLIVGSDGRGFVAPSDALVANTRKGKGVLGLDGDAAAVVLVPADGDHVAVVNTEKLLLIFPISEVAELSRGKGVRLQRCRSGGLTDAHVFRLADGLPWQDGSPEGRLANASVLEKWLGHRGEVGLMMARSFPKFERFGR
- the recO gene encoding DNA repair protein RecO, encoding MQWTDDALVLGLRRHGETGVILEAMTEYHGRHLGLVHGGRSRRMQPVLQPGNRVRLSWRARLDEGLGAYTVEPLESQVSRMIGSGIALYGLGHMAALLRLLPERDPHPALYEAAGVLVEHLDDPAVAPPLMVRFELEILSELGFGLDLTACAATGGNDALAYVSPKSGRAVSASAGEPFRDRLLALPTFLHAGGSPGPDGVAQGFTLTGYFLDRHVWGPRGLAAPEERARFVALGHEAE